The following are from one region of the Leptospira harrisiae genome:
- a CDS encoding malic enzyme-like NAD(P)-binding protein yields MKNSALEYHSRFPKGKTKVVPTKPTENSYDLSLAYSPGVAYPCLEIEKQPDLVYEYTNRGNLVGIITNGTAILGLGNIGASAGKPVMEGKAVLFKKFAGIDVFDIEINETDPEKFITIVKALEPTFGGINLEDIRAPECFHIEKTLDESMKIPVFHDDQHGTAIISTAALLNSLEITGKKAGNIKVVINGAGAAAISIAEMLTHIGVKHESIFMLDSRGVINHKRTNLHETKLPFVRNTEAETLADIFPGTDLFIGVSVANVVTEAMVKTMAEKPIMFALANPDPEIPYPDAKRARPDLIMATGRSDYHNQVNNVLGFPFIFRGALDVRAKVVNMEMKLAAAYALSELTKLPVPIEVSEAYNEKEIRFGADYIIPKPLDARVLYHVAPAVAEAAVKTGVNQVEYPGREAYIKFLESIMAQQQEPISALEI; encoded by the coding sequence ATGAAAAATAGCGCACTTGAGTATCACTCTAGGTTTCCGAAAGGAAAAACCAAAGTAGTTCCGACAAAACCAACGGAGAACAGTTACGACCTGTCCTTGGCCTACTCACCGGGAGTCGCTTACCCTTGCCTCGAAATTGAAAAACAACCTGATCTCGTTTATGAATACACAAACCGAGGAAATTTAGTCGGAATCATTACCAATGGAACTGCCATTTTAGGTCTTGGTAATATTGGAGCTTCCGCTGGAAAACCAGTCATGGAAGGAAAGGCAGTTTTATTCAAAAAATTTGCCGGCATTGATGTGTTTGATATTGAAATCAATGAAACCGATCCTGAAAAATTCATTACGATTGTTAAGGCCCTTGAACCAACGTTTGGTGGTATCAACTTGGAAGACATCCGTGCCCCAGAATGTTTCCATATCGAAAAAACTTTAGATGAAAGTATGAAAATTCCTGTGTTTCATGATGACCAACATGGAACTGCAATCATCTCTACTGCTGCCTTATTAAACTCATTAGAAATTACCGGTAAAAAAGCTGGTAATATCAAAGTTGTGATCAACGGAGCGGGAGCTGCTGCGATCTCGATTGCTGAGATGTTAACACATATCGGAGTCAAACATGAATCCATTTTTATGTTGGATTCTCGCGGTGTGATCAATCACAAACGAACTAATTTACATGAAACCAAGTTACCTTTTGTTCGTAACACCGAAGCAGAAACGTTAGCAGATATTTTTCCTGGAACGGATCTATTTATTGGAGTCTCTGTTGCCAATGTGGTGACTGAAGCCATGGTAAAAACGATGGCTGAGAAACCTATTATGTTTGCTCTTGCCAATCCCGATCCAGAAATTCCTTATCCAGATGCAAAACGTGCAAGACCTGACCTCATCATGGCAACCGGTCGCAGTGATTACCATAACCAAGTAAACAACGTACTTGGATTTCCATTTATCTTTCGCGGAGCTTTAGATGTTCGTGCAAAAGTTGTGAATATGGAAATGAAGTTAGCTGCCGCTTATGCGTTAAGCGAACTCACAAAACTTCCTGTCCCTATCGAAGTTTCTGAAGCTTACAACGAAAAGGAAATTCGATTTGGTGCTGATTATATCATTCCAAAACCTTTGGACGCAAGAGTTCTTTACCATGTGGCTCCGGCCGTGGCAGAAGCTGCTGTCAAAACAGGAGTGAATCAAGTAGAGTATCCTGGTCGCGAAGCTTATATAAAGTTTTTGGAATCCATCATGGCTCAACAACAAGAGCCCATCAGTGCTTTAGAAATCTAA
- a CDS encoding DoxX family protein yields the protein MFEKLFYTESSWFFTLLRLVLGFVILPHGLQKLCGWFGGYGFSATLDFFKSEGIPYAIGFLVIVAESFGALGLIFGFFTRLSSLGIGLTMIGAAIYVRKNGFFMNWFNNQTGEGFEYHILAIGIAVILMFTGGGQLAVDSWIAEKIK from the coding sequence ATGTTCGAAAAGTTATTCTACACTGAATCAAGTTGGTTTTTTACCTTACTCAGATTGGTTTTAGGTTTTGTGATTTTACCTCACGGATTACAAAAGTTATGTGGTTGGTTTGGAGGGTATGGGTTTTCTGCCACTTTGGATTTTTTTAAATCGGAAGGAATCCCCTATGCCATAGGATTTTTAGTCATCGTTGCCGAATCTTTCGGGGCACTTGGACTCATCTTCGGATTTTTCACAAGGCTTTCTTCGCTCGGGATTGGACTAACCATGATCGGAGCAGCCATTTATGTAAGAAAAAACGGCTTTTTTATGAACTGGTTCAACAACCAAACAGGCGAAGGATTTGAATACCATATCTTAGCCATTGGAATTGCTGTGATTTTGATGTTCACTGGCGGTGGCCAATTAGCAGTTGATAGTTGGATCGCAGAGAAGATTAAATAA
- a CDS encoding AraC family transcriptional regulator produces the protein MKTLNPPFKIPTEFKTIPMVHLTDVHEDGKNPYFYVGRLEELPNEFQDFESSHRHSYFALFYFTEGEGIHSIDFHSHSITENSLFFLRPGQVHSWTFTKPVNGFALKIYPEYLTEHGGQVTSFQNFPFFQLGNENSKLVVAEAKQLTNDFERLLIEKNSKPSSSMTYVLIQLVLQQSLKEFNTSYTSNITIDSKLGDFFRLLENHFKDQKTTSYYAKQIGTSSGNLNQLCQKQYGKSAKAIIQERLVLEIKRLLLHSDLNINQIALTLGFEDNSYFSKFFKNLTNNSPENFRRLKRKLP, from the coding sequence TTGAAAACACTGAATCCTCCATTCAAAATCCCAACGGAATTCAAAACCATTCCCATGGTCCACTTAACAGATGTTCATGAAGATGGCAAAAATCCTTACTTTTACGTGGGACGACTGGAGGAATTGCCAAACGAATTTCAGGACTTTGAAAGTTCTCACAGACATTCTTATTTTGCGTTGTTCTATTTTACGGAAGGAGAAGGGATCCACTCCATCGACTTCCATTCACATTCCATTACTGAAAATAGTCTTTTTTTCTTAAGACCAGGCCAAGTGCATTCTTGGACTTTTACCAAACCAGTAAATGGTTTTGCATTGAAGATTTATCCCGAATACCTTACGGAACATGGGGGGCAGGTCACCAGTTTTCAAAACTTTCCCTTTTTCCAATTGGGAAATGAAAACTCAAAACTCGTGGTCGCTGAGGCAAAACAATTAACTAACGATTTTGAAAGACTACTCATAGAAAAGAATTCCAAACCAAGTTCTTCTATGACCTATGTTCTCATTCAGCTGGTATTACAACAATCCTTGAAGGAATTTAATACCTCATATACAAGTAACATAACCATTGATTCTAAGTTAGGGGATTTTTTTCGTTTATTAGAAAATCATTTTAAAGACCAAAAAACCACTTCGTATTATGCAAAACAAATTGGAACTTCCTCTGGAAATTTAAACCAATTATGCCAAAAACAATATGGGAAGTCTGCAAAAGCAATCATCCAAGAAAGGTTGGTTTTGGAAATCAAACGACTGTTACTACATTCTGATTTGAATATCAACCAAATTGCTTTGACTTTAGGGTTCGAAGATAATTCTTATTTTAGTAAATTCTTTAAAAACCTCACAAACAACTCACCTGAAAATTTTAGACGCCTAAAACGAAAACTACCATAA
- a CDS encoding phasin-related domain-containing protein, with translation MEKQIMDILNAGIGLFQSGKEGLDKAKTQLETTYNELVSKGALDNTEDSVKIRQSVDKILTDIKEFSSVAGKNYDETRSKIVDNYNKIAEEIKAKMPEGKIESVKAKINEVAESIKKTGAAKA, from the coding sequence ATGGAAAAACAAATCATGGACATTCTTAACGCAGGTATCGGACTTTTCCAATCAGGAAAAGAGGGTCTTGATAAGGCAAAAACTCAGTTGGAAACAACTTACAATGAATTAGTATCCAAAGGTGCTTTGGACAATACGGAAGATTCTGTAAAGATTCGCCAATCCGTTGATAAAATCCTAACAGACATTAAAGAATTCTCTAGTGTTGCTGGAAAAAACTACGACGAAACTCGTTCTAAAATCGTAGATAACTACAACAAAATTGCTGAAGAAATCAAAGCAAAAATGCCTGAAGGAAAAATTGAATCCGTAAAAGCAAAAATCAATGAAGTTGCGGAATCTATCAAAAAAACAGGTGCTGCAAAAGCATAA
- a CDS encoding LBF_0142 family lipoprotein: MFRFHLSFISIFLFCISCSLADLRPPALQKEGLNPDLKKKGLSIITNPPVKELTPGNWKDYKQIQFVIKDVWHSKFVRFFTPIKDPEQRLRVYLDFEKDAMEVEFLGGEKKGLILGLVKKDTYQIAADTGKVFTGDDEVRVYLESLRLYLTLPWRLTEYPIVQYSGPIQKLGQDYEVVYFTSVQVGATPDTDQYVGYFEKTSGALEWMEFTYRELFSFYKGVIKYGYYEVWNDKQYPRRISILDKFEDSDFVHEIRIEKMEIPKQPMEEEDKVLELPE; the protein is encoded by the coding sequence ATGTTTCGTTTCCATTTATCATTCATTTCTATTTTTTTATTTTGTATTTCATGTTCTTTGGCTGATTTACGACCACCCGCCTTACAAAAAGAAGGTTTAAATCCCGACCTAAAGAAAAAAGGATTATCAATCATTACAAATCCTCCTGTGAAAGAACTCACACCAGGCAATTGGAAAGATTACAAACAAATTCAATTTGTGATCAAAGATGTATGGCATTCTAAGTTTGTTCGATTTTTTACACCCATCAAGGATCCAGAACAAAGGCTTCGTGTGTACTTAGATTTTGAAAAAGATGCGATGGAAGTGGAGTTTCTTGGAGGAGAAAAAAAAGGACTGATCCTTGGCCTTGTCAAAAAAGATACCTACCAAATTGCTGCTGATACAGGAAAAGTTTTTACTGGCGATGATGAAGTCCGAGTTTATTTAGAGTCCCTTCGTTTGTATTTAACACTTCCATGGCGACTCACAGAATATCCTATCGTTCAATATTCAGGTCCCATTCAAAAGTTAGGCCAAGATTATGAAGTGGTTTATTTTACATCTGTCCAAGTCGGTGCTACTCCTGACACAGACCAATATGTTGGTTATTTTGAAAAAACAAGTGGTGCCTTAGAATGGATGGAGTTTACTTACCGAGAACTGTTTAGTTTTTACAAAGGTGTGATCAAATACGGATACTATGAAGTTTGGAACGACAAACAATACCCTAGACGAATTAGTATTTTAGACAAGTTTGAAGATTCTGATTTTGTTCACGAAATTCGAATCGAAAAAATGGAAATTCCTAAACAACCAATGGAAGAAGAAGATAAGGTATTGGAATTACCGGAGTAG
- a CDS encoding energy transducer TonB codes for MNGTVVTQKRSKRERIHRFIDRYRIETGLAISAFLQAIIILFWFTPHLETDSLDDLVEEVAFIDNVQIQEPSTDSKPTDGDFDLTDKEKEEKKEDPRIAGASDPIVSGATSPVDLSPNVRPEYTSEAKALGLTGTMTLEVIIGNTGEVLRVRSVGKQLGGGLEEEAVKVYRRKRFSPSILEGKAITVKVLVPIRFTLN; via the coding sequence GTGAACGGAACAGTTGTTACACAAAAAAGATCCAAACGCGAAAGAATCCATCGGTTCATTGACAGATACAGAATTGAGACTGGTCTCGCTATTTCTGCCTTCCTCCAGGCTATCATCATTCTCTTTTGGTTCACACCTCATTTAGAAACTGATAGTTTGGACGACCTTGTGGAAGAAGTTGCTTTCATCGATAATGTGCAAATCCAAGAACCATCTACCGACTCCAAACCAACAGATGGTGATTTTGATCTTACCGACAAAGAAAAGGAAGAGAAAAAAGAAGACCCAAGGATTGCTGGAGCTTCTGATCCCATCGTTTCTGGGGCCACTTCTCCAGTAGACCTCTCACCAAATGTTCGTCCCGAATATACTTCTGAGGCAAAGGCACTTGGTCTCACAGGAACAATGACTTTAGAAGTCATCATCGGAAACACTGGTGAAGTCTTACGAGTTAGATCCGTAGGTAAGCAGTTAGGTGGTGGTCTCGAAGAAGAAGCCGTCAAAGTGTATCGAAGAAAACGATTTTCTCCATCCATTTTAGAAGGGAAAGCCATCACCGTTAAGGTGCTTGTTCCCATTCGATTTACTTTAAATTAA
- a CDS encoding ExbD/TolR family protein produces MLRRKRVAPSVPVSSMADIAFLLLVFFMVTSVLDSDPDLPINLPDVPGGEQLNKKIANLYLTADEKRTVYFNSVKMELNEAMSEIRAKISTTPDLKVLIHADQDLTYEELDNVFETLREIGALKVSLVTKTTQGGGLKGK; encoded by the coding sequence ATGTTACGAAGAAAGAGAGTCGCACCTTCAGTTCCCGTAAGTTCGATGGCAGACATTGCCTTCTTACTTCTCGTGTTCTTTATGGTAACCTCCGTACTAGATTCGGATCCAGACCTTCCCATCAATTTACCAGATGTTCCTGGTGGAGAACAGTTAAACAAAAAGATTGCCAATCTTTATCTAACTGCTGATGAAAAGAGAACTGTCTATTTTAACTCAGTGAAGATGGAACTTAACGAAGCTATGAGTGAAATCAGAGCTAAAATTTCCACTACACCTGACTTAAAAGTTTTGATCCATGCTGATCAAGATCTAACCTATGAAGAGTTGGATAATGTTTTCGAAACTCTCCGAGAGATTGGAGCCTTAAAGGTTTCTCTCGTTACCAAGACCACTCAAGGTGGCGGGTTAAAAGGAAAGTAA
- a CDS encoding ExbD/TolR family protein, whose amino-acid sequence MIKLKKKQELEEISAASMSDIAFLLLVFFMVTAVFFVKEGLNISLPRKQSEPQPFLRKNVYEILVTQDRYKMRNTAFGTKEYSSLKEFRDDLNQMEIPDLKNKLALIVTTGDTKYAKMLDALSAVQLRGFEKISVRKKK is encoded by the coding sequence ATGATTAAGTTAAAGAAAAAACAAGAACTAGAGGAGATATCGGCAGCATCCATGTCGGATATTGCTTTTCTGCTCTTGGTATTTTTTATGGTAACTGCTGTATTTTTTGTAAAGGAAGGACTCAACATTTCCCTTCCTCGCAAACAATCCGAACCTCAGCCTTTTTTACGTAAAAATGTATATGAAATTTTGGTAACACAAGATCGATACAAGATGCGTAACACAGCATTCGGAACCAAAGAATATTCTAGTTTAAAAGAATTTCGTGATGATCTAAACCAAATGGAAATCCCGGATCTTAAAAACAAACTAGCACTCATTGTTACAACCGGTGATACCAAATATGCAAAGATGTTGGATGCTTTATCAGCAGTTCAACTTCGTGGATTTGAAAAAATCTCAGTGAGAAAGAAGAAATAA